In one window of Mesorhizobium sp. B2-1-1 DNA:
- a CDS encoding c-type cytochrome, translating to MIIAVCILLVVAGGALALWADRARRVQQEADAATGGVGARAIPIMLANGCAGCHTITGVPGAVGHVGPRLDASLSDRIYVGGVLANNPENMIHWIRSARDINPHTAMPSTGITEQQARDIAAYLYALR from the coding sequence TTGATCATCGCCGTGTGCATTCTGCTGGTCGTCGCGGGCGGCGCGCTCGCATTGTGGGCCGACCGAGCCCGTCGGGTGCAGCAAGAGGCGGATGCCGCTACCGGCGGCGTCGGTGCACGTGCGATACCGATCATGCTGGCGAATGGCTGCGCCGGCTGCCACACCATCACCGGTGTACCCGGTGCGGTAGGCCACGTCGGCCCACGCCTGGACGCCAGTCTATCTGACAGGATCTATGTTGGCGGTGTGCTGGCTAACAATCCGGAGAACATGATCCACTGGATACGGTCAGCAAGGGACATCAATCCGCACACCGCCATGCCCTCCACCGGCATCACCGAGCAGCAAGCGCGTGACATCGCCGCCTATCTCTATGCTTTGAGATAG
- a CDS encoding cytochrome c oxidase assembly protein, translating into MNLATLFSTSICYGSGAPEAGWTLALPITVPLTAVALIYMAGAMRLWRRSTRGRPLRMRQALLFAAGWSVLTAALVSPIHALGERLFVAHMIEHELLMAVAAPLLVIACPAPALLWAFPVTFRRALGMVGHGKSLRALWTFASRPVTATIVHGIAIWVWHIPVLFEAALEHGVLHYAQHASFLGTGLLFWWALLPRPSQQQTYGNAVMHLFFTSLHTGLLGVLLLLSPKLWYPENAAGAAVWNLSPIEDQQLAGLVMWVPAGLIYGGAALLLAGLWITTSGTRKVAHAPWPI; encoded by the coding sequence ATGAACCTGGCCACGCTCTTCTCCACCTCGATCTGCTATGGCTCCGGCGCGCCCGAGGCCGGATGGACACTTGCGCTTCCCATCACGGTCCCGCTGACGGCGGTCGCGCTCATCTACATGGCCGGTGCGATGCGGCTGTGGCGCCGCAGCACTCGCGGCCGTCCGCTGCGGATGCGTCAGGCGCTGCTGTTTGCCGCCGGCTGGAGCGTACTGACGGCAGCGTTGGTCAGTCCGATCCATGCTCTCGGCGAGCGGCTGTTTGTCGCGCACATGATCGAACACGAGTTGCTGATGGCGGTGGCGGCGCCGTTGCTGGTCATCGCCTGCCCCGCCCCTGCTCTGCTGTGGGCATTTCCCGTAACGTTTCGGCGTGCCCTGGGTATGGTTGGGCATGGCAAATCGCTGCGAGCGCTCTGGACCTTTGCGAGCCGGCCTGTCACCGCAACGATTGTTCACGGGATCGCGATATGGGTGTGGCACATTCCGGTCCTGTTTGAGGCAGCGCTCGAGCATGGCGTGCTGCACTATGCCCAACATGCGAGCTTCCTCGGCACAGGCCTGCTCTTCTGGTGGGCGTTGCTGCCGCGCCCAAGCCAACAGCAGACCTATGGAAATGCCGTGATGCATCTTTTCTTCACCTCCCTGCACACCGGCCTGCTCGGCGTCCTGCTTCTTCTATCGCCGAAGCTCTGGTACCCGGAGAATGCTGCCGGGGCGGCAGTGTGGAATTTAAGCCCGATCGAGGACCAGCAGCTTGCCGGGCTCGTTATGTGGGTCCCGGCCGGCCTTATCTATGGCGGGGCAGCGCTATTGCTGGCCGGCCTCTGGATAACAACGAGCGGAACCAGGAAGGTCGCGCATGCGCCCTGGCCCATCTAA
- a CDS encoding heme-copper oxidase subunit III: MNERPVTDVSGLPTFGHGPRSPTWWGTLAFMALEGTGFALAAAAYLYLAVSWPEWPLSAPQPNHWPGTIVTLLLIASLVPNHILDRYAKQCAIVPVRIGLVVMSLLGLAPLLVRWFEFPALNVYWDTNAYGSMLWVLLGLHTTHLITDVGDTIVLTVLMFTRHGYSGRRFGDVGDNVFYWDFVVATWLPIYLLIYWVPRLG; encoded by the coding sequence ATGAACGAGCGTCCCGTCACAGATGTTTCCGGTCTCCCCACCTTTGGGCATGGTCCGCGCAGCCCGACCTGGTGGGGCACGCTCGCTTTCATGGCTCTGGAGGGCACCGGCTTTGCGCTCGCCGCAGCCGCCTATCTCTACCTGGCGGTCTCTTGGCCTGAATGGCCGTTGAGTGCACCGCAGCCGAACCATTGGCCAGGAACGATCGTCACGCTGCTGCTGATCGCCAGCCTGGTGCCGAACCACATCCTCGATCGCTATGCCAAGCAATGCGCCATCGTGCCGGTGCGGATCGGACTGGTTGTCATGTCGCTGCTCGGCCTCGCCCCGCTCCTTGTGCGCTGGTTCGAGTTTCCGGCCTTGAACGTTTACTGGGATACGAACGCCTACGGCTCGATGCTTTGGGTGCTGCTCGGGCTCCACACCACGCATCTGATAACAGATGTCGGCGATACGATCGTGCTGACGGTGCTGATGTTCACGCGCCATGGCTATAGCGGGCGACGCTTCGGCGACGTCGGCGACAATGTTTTCTATTGGGATTTCGTGGTCGCAACCTGGCTTCCGATCTATCTGCTGATCTACTGGGTACCGAGGCTCGGCTGA
- the ctaD gene encoding cytochrome c oxidase subunit I, which yields MTGADLTSGRDLRAEAQAKGDLAPEHDGPRDTGMEQADLQRWLERTWRTPPGIIGALSSVDHKVIARRYLITAFVFLCLGGLNAVAMRVQLSGPQRGLIGPDLYNQLFTMHGVTMMFLFAVPIVQATGIYLVPLMVGTRNIAFPRLNAFSYWVYLSGGLFAWVSFALNMAPDVGWFAYVPLSGPEFAPGKRADVWAQMITYTEVSSLAVAVATIVTILKQRAPGMSLDKIPLYVWAMLVTSFVVVFAMPAVMITSTFLILDRLVGTHIFNPAEGGDALLFQHLFWFFGHPEVYIIFLPATGMVSSIIPAFARRPVFGHLGMVLSLIAVGFLSFGLWVHHMFATGLPKLGASFFTASSMMIAIPNGVQIFCWLATMWDGRPVIRAPMLFVFGFFFIFVIGGLTGVMLASVPLDLQVHDTYFVVAHFHYVLIGGSVFPLLGAAYFWFPKITGRMMSERLGRLHFWLAFIGFNAAFFPMHIVGLWGMPRRVYTYPAELGWGNINLFITAGAVVFFLSFVLFTFNLVHGALKGAAAGNNPWEAGTLEWATPSPPPSYNFARIPVVTNAEPLWAERDALPVATGLRVDARELLVSTVAEAHPDIREKSATPSIWPLFAAFAVGGTFLYSIFTPWAIVWGALPIAVTLIGWFWPKGDLEDEE from the coding sequence ATGACCGGCGCCGACCTGACGAGCGGACGCGACCTGCGGGCGGAGGCGCAAGCAAAGGGAGATCTCGCTCCCGAGCATGACGGACCGCGCGATACCGGTATGGAGCAAGCCGATCTCCAGCGGTGGCTGGAGCGCACCTGGCGTACGCCCCCGGGCATCATCGGCGCGCTGTCGAGCGTCGACCACAAGGTGATCGCCAGGCGCTATCTGATCACTGCCTTTGTCTTTCTGTGTCTGGGCGGGCTCAACGCAGTGGCTATGCGTGTTCAGCTCTCGGGACCACAGCGTGGGCTGATCGGGCCGGACCTCTACAACCAGCTGTTTACCATGCACGGCGTCACGATGATGTTCCTGTTCGCGGTACCGATCGTGCAGGCGACCGGCATTTATCTCGTGCCGCTGATGGTCGGCACCCGCAACATCGCGTTTCCGCGGCTGAATGCGTTCAGTTACTGGGTCTATCTCTCGGGCGGCCTGTTCGCCTGGGTGTCTTTCGCTCTCAACATGGCGCCGGACGTCGGCTGGTTCGCCTATGTGCCGCTGTCCGGTCCCGAATTCGCCCCTGGCAAGCGCGCCGACGTCTGGGCGCAGATGATTACCTATACCGAGGTGTCTTCACTGGCTGTGGCAGTGGCGACGATCGTCACGATCTTGAAGCAGCGTGCTCCCGGCATGTCGCTGGACAAGATCCCGCTATACGTCTGGGCGATGCTGGTCACCTCCTTTGTCGTCGTCTTCGCAATGCCGGCGGTGATGATCACCTCGACATTCCTGATCCTCGACAGGCTGGTCGGCACACACATCTTCAACCCGGCCGAAGGCGGTGATGCCTTGCTGTTCCAGCATCTGTTCTGGTTCTTCGGTCACCCCGAGGTCTACATCATCTTCCTGCCGGCGACCGGCATGGTCTCCTCGATCATCCCGGCTTTCGCCCGCCGACCGGTGTTCGGCCATCTCGGCATGGTTCTGTCGTTGATCGCGGTCGGCTTCCTGTCCTTTGGCCTGTGGGTCCACCATATGTTCGCGACAGGCCTGCCCAAGCTCGGCGCCAGCTTCTTCACCGCTTCCAGCATGATGATCGCTATTCCCAACGGCGTACAGATCTTCTGCTGGCTGGCAACGATGTGGGACGGCAGACCGGTGATCCGCGCGCCAATGTTGTTCGTGTTCGGCTTCTTCTTCATCTTCGTCATCGGCGGTCTCACCGGCGTCATGCTGGCCTCCGTGCCGCTGGATCTGCAGGTGCACGACACCTACTTCGTCGTCGCGCATTTCCACTATGTGCTGATCGGCGGATCGGTATTCCCGCTGCTGGGTGCGGCCTATTTCTGGTTTCCTAAAATCACCGGCCGCATGATGAGCGAGCGCCTGGGCCGCTTGCATTTCTGGCTGGCCTTCATTGGCTTCAACGCCGCCTTTTTCCCGATGCACATCGTGGGGCTGTGGGGCATGCCGCGAAGGGTCTACACCTATCCGGCCGAGCTTGGCTGGGGGAACATCAACCTGTTCATAACAGCAGGCGCGGTGGTCTTCTTCCTGAGTTTCGTCCTGTTCACCTTCAATCTTGTGCATGGCGCGTTGAAAGGCGCAGCGGCAGGCAACAATCCCTGGGAGGCCGGCACCCTGGAATGGGCAACGCCCTCGCCGCCGCCGAGCTATAATTTCGCGCGCATTCCGGTCGTCACCAACGCGGAGCCACTCTGGGCCGAGCGCGACGCTCTTCCTGTAGCGACCGGGCTTCGCGTCGACGCGCGCGAGCTGCTGGTCTCGACAGTCGCTGAAGCGCATCCCGACATTCGCGAGAAATCGGCGACACCGTCGATCTGGCCGCTCTTTGCAGCGTTCGCCGTAGGCGGCACGTTTCTCTATTCGATCTTCACCCCCTGGGCCATCGTGTGGGGCGCCCTGCCAATCGCCGTCACCTTGATCGGCTGGTTCTGGCCAAAAGGTGATCTGGAGGACGAGGAATGA
- the coxB gene encoding cytochrome c oxidase subunit II, producing MKRFFPKACCAAALLALSGCSGWQSALDPKGPAAGELAWLIWFFTALCAAVWMLVMVVLAATLFQRVRTGKDPLVLDLASEHRKRRVVLTAVGVTAAILIGLTLLSFFANRTLAGIGSDEALTVRVTGHQWWWEVRYENAQPSRILTTANEIHIPAGEPVRLLLTSTDVIHSFWVPSLAGKLDLIPGHMNVLDIRADKPGVYRGQCAEFCGAQHANMGTFIIAEPRPQFDAWLDDQLRPAAAPTNAEAKAGADLFLQRPCVMCHRIGGTPAGGTVAPDLTHIASRQTLAAGTLTMSRGNLAAWITDPQGIKPGSHMPVTVLNGDELNAIIAYLEGLK from the coding sequence GTGAAACGATTTTTTCCCAAAGCGTGTTGCGCAGCCGCTCTCCTGGCGCTTTCAGGTTGCAGCGGCTGGCAGTCCGCTCTCGATCCGAAAGGCCCGGCCGCGGGCGAGCTCGCCTGGCTGATCTGGTTTTTCACTGCCCTGTGCGCGGCCGTGTGGATGCTGGTGATGGTCGTGCTGGCCGCTACCCTGTTCCAGCGAGTTCGAACAGGAAAAGATCCGCTCGTGCTCGACCTCGCTTCCGAACATCGCAAAAGGCGCGTGGTCTTGACCGCGGTTGGGGTGACTGCGGCGATCCTAATTGGGCTGACCCTGTTGAGCTTTTTCGCCAACAGGACGCTTGCCGGGATCGGCTCGGACGAGGCGCTGACGGTCCGCGTGACCGGCCATCAATGGTGGTGGGAAGTGCGCTACGAGAATGCCCAGCCAAGCCGCATCCTGACGACGGCGAACGAAATCCACATTCCGGCCGGCGAGCCGGTTCGGCTTCTTTTGACTTCAACAGACGTAATCCACTCCTTCTGGGTGCCGAGCCTTGCCGGCAAGCTCGACCTCATCCCCGGACATATGAATGTGCTGGACATCAGGGCTGACAAGCCAGGCGTCTATCGTGGTCAATGTGCTGAGTTCTGCGGCGCGCAGCACGCCAACATGGGCACCTTCATCATTGCCGAGCCGCGGCCGCAGTTCGATGCCTGGCTGGACGACCAGTTGCGGCCTGCCGCCGCTCCGACCAATGCCGAAGCCAAGGCCGGCGCGGATCTTTTCCTCCAGCGGCCCTGCGTGATGTGCCACAGGATCGGCGGCACACCCGCAGGCGGCACGGTAGCGCCCGATCTTACCCATATAGCCAGCCGGCAAACTCTCGCAGCCGGAACGCTGACGATGAGCCGCGGCAATCTCGCCGCTTGGATCACCGACCCGCAAGGCATCAAGCCCGGCTCCCACATGCCTGTAACGGTTCTCAATGGCGACGAGCTCAATGCCATCATTGCCTACCTCGAGGGGCTGAAATGA
- a CDS encoding c-type cytochrome, with protein sequence MRRNLTVLLSAMLALAACQREERDTRPQSALGSGQQPTPVTALEPGGQRPLPSDNKAASFEANAFHLSEGKRLFSWFNCTGCHANGGGGMGPALMDEKWIYGNSIESIHATIRDGRPNGMPSFRNKIADDQIWELAAFVRSLSGNAPSSAAPQRNDDMMVHPSENRLPDAATLGKSP encoded by the coding sequence ATGAGGCGGAACCTCACCGTGCTCTTGTCGGCGATGCTGGCCCTTGCCGCTTGCCAGCGGGAAGAGCGCGACACACGTCCGCAATCGGCCCTTGGGTCCGGCCAACAGCCAACGCCGGTGACTGCGCTGGAGCCAGGCGGCCAAAGGCCGCTCCCGAGCGACAACAAGGCGGCCAGCTTCGAGGCCAATGCCTTTCATCTCAGCGAGGGCAAGCGCCTGTTCAGCTGGTTCAATTGCACGGGGTGCCATGCCAATGGCGGCGGCGGCATGGGACCGGCGCTGATGGATGAGAAGTGGATTTACGGCAACTCGATCGAGAGTATCCACGCAACGATCCGGGACGGGCGGCCTAACGGCATGCCGAGCTTCCGAAACAAGATAGCCGATGATCAGATTTGGGAGCTTGCAGCCTTCGTACGTTCGCTGAGCGGCAACGCGCCCTCCTCCGCCGCACCGCAGCGTAACGACGACATGATGGTCCATCCGTCGGAAAATCGCCTCCCCGATGCCGCGACGCTGGGGAAATCGCCGTGA
- a CDS encoding substrate-binding domain-containing protein, whose product MCSGSPDAFELKTVRRREANGRLVAAVVAFASLLFAAVADARELKVCADPNNMPFSNAAGQGFENKIAQIIAKELDARLSYTWWAQRRGFVRNTLKAGLCDLIPGTPANLEILRATAPYYRSTYVFVTRRDSPEITSFNDPRLRTLRIGVQLIGDDGANSPPAQALGRRGIVGHLVGYPVYGDYSAPNPPARIVEAVASGEIDVAVVWGPLAGYFAAKQKTPLRITPVTPRIDGPQLPMVYDISMGVRRGDDALRDEVDAALAKHKAEIDATLARYGVPRLDTGGSADR is encoded by the coding sequence ATGTGTTCCGGCTCCCCTGATGCTTTCGAGTTGAAGACAGTTCGAAGACGCGAGGCGAACGGGCGTCTTGTGGCCGCGGTGGTAGCGTTTGCCTCGCTGCTCTTCGCGGCTGTCGCCGACGCACGTGAACTCAAGGTATGTGCCGACCCTAACAACATGCCGTTTTCCAACGCCGCTGGACAGGGCTTCGAAAACAAGATTGCCCAGATCATCGCCAAAGAGCTGGATGCAAGACTTTCCTATACCTGGTGGGCCCAACGTCGCGGTTTCGTTCGCAACACGCTCAAGGCAGGCCTGTGCGATCTCATACCTGGCACTCCCGCCAATCTCGAAATTCTCCGCGCCACCGCTCCCTATTACCGCTCGACCTATGTCTTCGTGACGCGGCGGGACAGTCCCGAGATCACGTCTTTCAACGATCCACGCCTGCGCACTCTGCGCATCGGCGTGCAGCTCATCGGCGATGACGGGGCCAACTCCCCACCGGCCCAGGCACTCGGCCGCCGCGGCATTGTCGGTCATCTCGTCGGCTATCCAGTCTATGGCGACTATTCGGCTCCCAACCCGCCCGCGCGCATTGTCGAGGCGGTGGCCAGCGGCGAGATCGATGTTGCCGTCGTCTGGGGCCCGCTCGCTGGTTATTTCGCCGCCAAGCAGAAGACACCGCTGCGCATCACGCCCGTGACACCTCGAATCGACGGGCCTCAATTGCCAATGGTCTACGACATCTCCATGGGCGTCCGACGCGGGGACGACGCGCTGCGCGACGAAGTGGATGCAGCTCTTGCCAAGCACAAGGCTGAGATCGACGCGACCCTGGCCCGATACGGTGTGCCGCGCCTTGATACCGGCGGGAGCGCGGACCGATGA
- a CDS encoding methanol/ethanol family PQQ-dependent dehydrogenase, translating to MPAKNYASTRYSELADINEDNVKNLQVAFTFSTGVNKGQEAAPLVVGNTMYIVTPFPNIVYALDLSKPGAPMKWKYEPNPEPAAQGVACCDVVNRGAVFADGRLFFNTLDGHTIALDAATGQPAWNAHVGNINIGETITMAPLVVKGKVLVGNSGGEMGVRGWVKALDAGDGHVVWTAYGTGPDKDVLIGPDFKPHYEMDNGKDLGVTTWPPEAWKIGGGNMWGWISYDPDLNLIYHGTGNPGPWNPDLRPGDNKWTSGIFARDPDTGAAKWFYQWSPHDLHDYDGINEQILLDMNWQGKPRKVLVRPERNGYLYILDRTTGEVLSATPYGAVNSSKGVDLKTGRLIENPDKKTGTGRVIRDICPTASGLKDWQPSAFSPKTGLLYIPHNNLCMDEEGLEVNYIAGTPYVGMNVRMIPGPGGNRGAFTAWDIAAAKPAWSLRENFPVWSGAVATGGNVVFYGTMEGWFKAVSARTGELLWQFKTSSGIIGQPVTYRGPDGHQYVAILSGVGGWAGAIVSGDLDPRDATAALGFVNAMKDLKNATTAGGTLYVFRLP from the coding sequence ATGCCGGCTAAGAATTATGCCTCGACGCGCTACAGCGAACTGGCGGACATTAACGAGGACAATGTCAAGAACCTTCAAGTTGCCTTCACTTTTTCGACCGGAGTGAACAAGGGTCAGGAAGCGGCGCCACTCGTCGTCGGCAACACGATGTATATCGTGACGCCTTTTCCAAACATCGTCTACGCGCTCGATCTTTCCAAACCGGGCGCGCCGATGAAATGGAAGTACGAGCCAAATCCTGAGCCTGCCGCGCAGGGCGTTGCCTGCTGCGACGTCGTCAACCGCGGTGCGGTCTTCGCCGACGGGCGCCTCTTCTTCAACACGCTGGATGGTCACACGATCGCGCTGGATGCAGCCACTGGCCAACCGGCGTGGAACGCCCATGTCGGCAACATCAACATCGGCGAGACCATAACCATGGCGCCGCTTGTGGTGAAGGGCAAAGTGCTGGTCGGCAATTCCGGCGGCGAGATGGGCGTGCGCGGCTGGGTCAAGGCGCTGGACGCGGGCGACGGACATGTCGTCTGGACGGCTTACGGCACCGGACCGGACAAGGACGTGCTGATCGGGCCGGATTTCAAGCCGCACTACGAAATGGACAATGGCAAAGACCTTGGCGTGACCACATGGCCGCCAGAAGCCTGGAAGATCGGCGGCGGCAACATGTGGGGCTGGATCTCTTACGATCCGGACCTCAACTTGATCTATCACGGGACCGGCAATCCAGGGCCGTGGAATCCGGACCTTCGACCCGGCGACAACAAATGGACCTCCGGGATTTTCGCGCGCGATCCCGATACCGGAGCCGCGAAATGGTTCTACCAATGGAGCCCGCACGACCTGCACGATTACGACGGTATCAACGAGCAGATCCTGCTCGACATGAATTGGCAGGGTAAGCCGCGCAAGGTGCTGGTCCGCCCGGAGCGCAACGGCTATCTCTACATTCTGGATCGGACCACCGGGGAAGTCCTGTCGGCGACACCCTATGGGGCCGTCAATTCCAGCAAGGGCGTCGATCTGAAAACCGGGCGTCTGATCGAAAACCCGGACAAGAAAACCGGCACCGGCAGGGTGATCCGGGATATCTGCCCGACAGCATCCGGGCTCAAGGATTGGCAGCCATCTGCGTTCTCGCCGAAGACAGGACTGCTCTACATTCCACACAACAATCTGTGCATGGACGAAGAGGGCCTCGAGGTGAACTACATCGCCGGCACCCCCTATGTCGGCATGAATGTGCGCATGATCCCGGGCCCGGGGGGCAACCGCGGCGCCTTCACCGCATGGGACATCGCGGCTGCGAAGCCGGCTTGGAGCCTGAGAGAGAATTTTCCGGTGTGGAGTGGCGCGGTCGCCACCGGCGGCAACGTCGTGTTCTACGGCACAATGGAGGGCTGGTTCAAAGCTGTTAGCGCAAGGACAGGGGAATTGCTTTGGCAGTTCAAGACCTCGTCCGGGATCATCGGCCAGCCGGTCACCTATCGCGGCCCCGACGGGCACCAATATGTCGCGATCCTGTCGGGCGTCGGTGGTTGGGCCGGCGCGATCGTATCGGGCGACCTCGACCCGCGCGACGCCACCGCCGCGCTCGGCTTTGTCAACGCGATGAAAGACCTGAAGAACGCGACCACGGCGGGAGGCACGCTCTATGTGTTCCGGCTCCCCTGA
- a CDS encoding GlcG/HbpS family heme-binding protein — MGRPQLSSLAFSLLVLVNCALLQSRAWAQLPCPADHAKLLAALKANVKASGGPANGGFETNEWAAIVTRDGTVCAVAFSGPTSDAQWPGSRLIAAEKASTANGLSVAQMALSTANLYASVQPGGPLFGLQLTNPVNQAAAYAGDSKTFGSASDPLIGKPIGGVVAFGGGLALYDGKTIVGGLGISGDSSCADHNVAWRLRAALGLDKVPAGVNPNAKDAIVYDLDPGGKSASGWGHPLCAGTEADVAAELGAGVGGSIRK, encoded by the coding sequence ATGGGTCGCCCACAGCTTTCCTCCCTGGCTTTCAGCCTCCTGGTACTCGTTAATTGTGCATTGCTGCAAAGCAGGGCCTGGGCACAGCTACCCTGCCCCGCCGACCACGCCAAGCTCCTGGCTGCCCTCAAGGCAAACGTCAAAGCAAGCGGAGGCCCCGCCAATGGCGGCTTCGAGACCAATGAATGGGCGGCGATCGTTACGCGTGACGGGACAGTTTGCGCCGTTGCTTTCAGCGGCCCCACCAGCGATGCGCAGTGGCCCGGCAGCCGGCTGATCGCAGCCGAAAAGGCCAGCACGGCCAACGGGCTCAGCGTTGCCCAGATGGCTCTCTCGACGGCGAATCTATATGCTTCTGTTCAGCCGGGTGGCCCATTGTTCGGCTTGCAGCTTACCAATCCTGTCAACCAGGCAGCCGCTTATGCCGGCGACAGCAAGACCTTTGGGAGTGCGAGCGATCCGCTGATTGGCAAGCCGATCGGCGGCGTCGTGGCATTTGGCGGCGGCCTTGCTCTCTACGACGGCAAAACGATTGTCGGCGGGCTTGGCATCAGCGGCGACTCCTCCTGCGCCGATCACAATGTCGCTTGGCGCCTGCGTGCGGCCCTGGGCCTGGACAAGGTTCCGGCGGGCGTCAACCCCAACGCCAAGGACGCCATCGTCTACGATCTCGATCCTGGCGGAAAGAGCGCCTCCGGCTGGGGTCATCCGTTGTGCGCGGGAACCGAGGCGGACGTCGCGGCGGAACTCGGCGCCGGAGTGGGAGGTTCGATCCGCAAATGA
- the cyoD gene encoding cytochrome o ubiquinol oxidase subunit IV, translating to MSEMDSRNEDMLDRRDSAPGEERSEEHEVAGGLSGYLLGFGLAMLLSVASFIAAQTDLIYQPAVISALTVLAIAQMGVHLVFFLHLTTGPDNTNNVLALAFGVLIVTLVVLGSVWIMNHLSQNMGAMDAHQAHMMP from the coding sequence ATGAGCGAAATGGACAGCCGGAACGAGGACATGCTTGACCGCCGCGATTCCGCACCAGGCGAAGAACGCAGCGAGGAACACGAGGTGGCGGGAGGCCTTTCCGGCTATCTGCTGGGCTTTGGCCTGGCAATGTTGTTGTCAGTGGCGTCCTTCATTGCGGCACAAACCGATCTAATTTACCAGCCGGCCGTGATCTCGGCCCTGACGGTGCTTGCCATCGCACAAATGGGCGTACATCTCGTCTTCTTCCTGCACCTGACGACAGGACCTGACAACACCAACAACGTGCTCGCGCTCGCTTTCGGTGTGCTGATCGTGACCTTGGTCGTTTTGGGCTCGGTGTGGATCATGAACCATCTCAGCCAGAACATGGGAGCGATGGATGCGCATCAGGCTCACATGATGCCATAA
- the cyoC gene encoding cytochrome o ubiquinol oxidase subunit III produces MSDIPAGTATRDPYRLGRTAGHGHHVFSATGHGEGGPASKFVTVAYGFWIFLLSDIIMFSAFFAAYAVLSNSAAGGPTGKELFELTRVAAQTALLLTSSFTGGLAMLATHRRSMAAAQFWLLVTGLLGAAFLFLEVQEFAAMVNEQAGPSRSAFLSAFFALVGCHGTHVGLGLLWLGTMMAQLWIKGFRPDILRRLHCFSLFWHALDIIWIAIFTLVYLLGASS; encoded by the coding sequence ATGAGCGACATCCCCGCCGGCACCGCAACGCGCGATCCCTACCGGCTGGGCCGCACCGCAGGGCATGGCCATCACGTGTTCTCGGCGACCGGCCACGGCGAGGGAGGCCCGGCTTCGAAGTTCGTCACGGTTGCCTACGGCTTTTGGATCTTCCTGTTGTCGGACATCATAATGTTCTCGGCTTTCTTCGCCGCGTATGCCGTCCTGTCCAATTCGGCGGCGGGCGGGCCAACAGGCAAGGAGCTGTTTGAGTTGACGCGCGTCGCGGCACAGACGGCGCTGCTGCTCACCTCGAGCTTCACCGGCGGCCTTGCGATGCTCGCGACCCACCGCCGGTCAATGGCCGCCGCCCAGTTCTGGTTGCTGGTGACCGGCCTGCTTGGTGCAGCCTTCCTGTTCCTGGAGGTGCAGGAATTCGCGGCCATGGTGAATGAGCAGGCGGGCCCATCACGCAGCGCCTTCCTGTCCGCGTTCTTCGCCCTTGTGGGCTGCCACGGAACCCATGTTGGACTTGGCCTGCTTTGGCTCGGCACCATGATGGCACAGCTCTGGATAAAAGGCTTTCGTCCCGACATATTGCGCCGGCTTCACTGCTTCAGCCTGTTCTGGCACGCGCTCGACATCATCTGGATCGCCATCTTCACCCTGGTCTATCTGCTGGGAGCGTCATCATGA